A stretch of DNA from Arachis hypogaea cultivar Tifrunner chromosome 19, arahy.Tifrunner.gnm2.J5K5, whole genome shotgun sequence:
AGACAAAAGTTCTTACTAGTTGATCGAATTTAGTTTTATATTGAGGAGTCACTGTGTCAACATATTTGGGGATCTCTATGCCTGCGGAGAACCGTCAAAAAACATCAGAACTTGAATTGGTTGGTATATAAATATGTACAAAGATCCAATTTTAACTGCcctaaaagaaaaagcaaaaaacaaaaaaaattgtaaaaaaaagttATCCAACACTGTATTATGACATCAACAAAGGTTTGTACCTCTTCGATAACTACCTCACAATCTATATCCGATTGGTTGTTTCAATAATCTCATGCGTGTAAGAATGTTTGTGCTCTCATTTTCACAAGCATCCCAATCTTAATTGCTAGTTTAGTTTGCTACATTAAGCCACATTAACAATTTCTTTCAATGTACATTAAAATATGTTTCAAGTTAGAAAATTCACCACTAGTTTACTGAACCTTATCCACCATTCAATAAAGGGTATTTGGTACCCTTCGTAGGAATATCCATATATATCAGGCCCAAGTTTGAACAATAAACAAACTTTTGCCTGATAGGGATTCAAACAGAGACGGATTCATGTGTAACATTGTGGGGCAAGTAACTCCCCTAGGATTTGGAAATTTATTTAGTAGTACATAATAGTGATATTTATTTGTCCCTATTACGTTATTAAATTTGACCACACTATTAAATTATTATGATAATTATTTGCCCCCACAGTCAATTTTTTTAGATCCATCACTGGATTCAAATGCAGGTCCAAACCAAATTAGAGCCTGGTATTAGGCACTAGCCTGCTAGGAAATCAGAAGCATAAAGCTGAAGTACTGCTCTGCATTGAAGAAACAAGAAATACCCGAGCTTACATGAAACCACATGCATTTCAAATTCCAGTCCCCACTAAATTGGTCATATAAATAAACAATATATTATGAATGTTAAAAGAAAGCAACACACACATATGAAAGGGTATTCACAAACAGAGTTAATGAACATACTCTCGTAATGCTCCTTGTACATGTCCACCAAACGAGAGCCAATTCCCTTCCTATAATACTCCCAGTCTATGGGCTCTGGCTCCTGCACAATccaaaataacaattaaaaaaaagtaataaccTTTTTCCCCTGAACAATGATTAACTAAGCAACCTCTGTTACACACACAAGATCTTCTgatttttcaattaagtctcCATTAGTCCTAAAAAATTTCTAGCATAATCAGTTAATCACGTCCAATGACAAAACCCTAATATCAAACGAAAACAATTAAAATAACAGCAAATAAATTATGTACAACAATTATTCAGAAATGTGTCCCAAACTACATCTAATCCCtagaataataataactaatgaCGAAGAACACTAACGAATTGGTAATATTTCCGAATTCACATCAGAATAACACACAAGTCACAAATCGCTCTAAATAAGTGATTACTTTTTCATTTTCGCTCTAGAATCTAATCGATCTAAAAGTAACAGGAACAATACGAATTTTTGTATACACAATCGAAATTATTCAATGCGAGGAAACGAGAGATCCGTGAGGATCAGAGAAGAAAACGAACCTGGCTAAACTTGGTTTGGAGCTGGGAGTTAACCTCGTCGAAGGTACGACGAAGGTTATTGAACTCCCTGCGAGCCTCGTCGGAGACGATGAGCCTCGCCATTCCGTCCCAGTCGATGTTCTTTCCGGCCTTGAACACCACATCGGTAACCTTCTTCACCGATCCGCtcatttttccttcctctttcttttcttttctgttgctCTGAAATTTTCTCGCTGATTTTCTCGGCCACCAAACGGCAAAGGCAAAGAGATGCTGTTTTTGGGGAGCTGTGTGAGCTCAGTCTCCAAAACACCCTGATGCTATCACCCCACTATGGGCCGGGTTCTAACACTTGCATCTTTATGGGCCAGTTCATTTCTGAATTCTGTGTAATAGCCCATTTATGATCCAAACCATAATAATCCTGGCCCAAAAAGTAACAAACTGATGGCAATTTCTCCTTTTTGTTTAGATAGAGATTTTGTTCGGTTTTATACTATAACCGaacaaagatatatttgaaaaataaaaaatatttgtccaaaaaaatatatattatatgtatattaaaaataagcTATTAAATAAGTAATTATATGTATACATTGTTTTacacaattttttatatattttttatattttaatatgtattttatactgatgaTTAAGTtcataattactttttatttataCCCTGATCTAAAACAAAGGCCAGACCCAAAGCAGAGAAAGCTCAGAAGACAGCTATCGAGTAACCGATCTCCCAAAAGGTCGGACAGAATGCTACAAAGTGATAATTCCCCCTTAAAGGAGTTATAACTAATCCCTACTATCTCTCACCTACTTCTAGAAAAGAGATCTCAACAATCTCTAGAAAAAGGGGATGGTTATCCACCACCAatagtggaactactccaacagtGATTATTGGCTCATCACTTATAAATACACTAACATCCCTCAGGTATACTAAAGTTCCAATATATCAGAAACCTGCTTAACTCCTTActgacttaggcattggagtgtcttgcaggtaccacccgcACCTTTTCAAAACACACAACTTGGATGATGGCTCTCTGACGTAGGACAAGTCGGAGACCACTCCCTTTAGCATTTGGGCCTAGCTTTCGAGCCCAAACATCATCcgatttcaggtaacccccggaacattggcgatGTTGTCGGGGACCTGGAGTTCAACCCTTGATAATGGTGGATGATCAACATCTAGAAAGACGAATTACGTCCAACttcagataaaaaaaatagagaccCTTTGGAAAACGAGTTAGAACGACGAAGAGAATCGGAGAGCCAACTCCGAAAAGAGCTGCACAACAGAAGAGAGATTgaagataaactaagaaaatCAGAATCCAAGCCAAGGAAAAAAAAGTCGGGATGACAAAGACTTAGTCTTTATTGGAGGGGACGATCTTTTCTCTAAAGAGGTCATGCATGCAAAGGTCCCAAGAAATTTCCAACATCCCAACATGGATTCCTATGATGGATCCACTGATCCACAtaatcatctcagcaacttcaaaaAAGTCTACCAGGTGGGAGAAGATGGTACAAAATCTGACATCTTCTGAGGATTCAAGTCTACAAATAAAAATCCGACCTCCTTTAGAGCTTACGAAGAAAATTCAACCTCTTTTAAGGGTCGGACTACAATAAGGTTGAAAATCTCTGAGCTTATAAGAAATAATCTGACCTCTTTTCGGAGATACGACTTCTTTTGGAGCAAGATTCCAAGTAAAAAATGGCCATAAGAAGGTCATACGAAGAAGTTTCTCAACTggtgatctcatcctaatccgaaatgatatcggaccAAAATTGGACTAAGAAAAGCCGACAACAAAATGAAAAGATCCCAACAAAGTCACTTAAGACTTGGAAAAGAACTACTACAACACATCCGACTTGATAGAAGTATTCTAAACCATAAGGCATTACAGGATGAGGCTAAATTTCACAAAGTGCACCTTCACTGTAGAAGCAGAAAAATTTCTAGGGTTCATACTCAACCAAAGGGGACATTGAAGCTAACCCGACCTGCTTGAAAGGAGGTTCAACAATTAAATAATATACTTGTAGCTCTAACTTCGTTCTACTACGAAAGAGTTACAACTTCACATGGACCCAGGAATTTGAACAAGTCTTTCAAGAATTCATAGTCTCAACCTTCAATTCTTACCCGACGTGAAACGGGAGAATAGCTCATTTGATATTTAGCTGTGGCTGACAAAGCAGTAGCCTCTGCATTATTCAAAGACGATGACGATGGGCAAAAGCTTGCCTACTTCACCAATAAGGTACTACAAAGAGCTTAGCTCAATTATTAGAAAATTGAGCAAGTTGCATATGCTTTGATCCTAGCATCCTAGAGATTGTGACCCAACTTTCAAGATCAAACCATCAAAGCTCGAAATAATCAACCATCAAAGCCCGAACTAATCAACCCAAGAAGCGTATCCTCCAAAAAATGGATAGTGCAGGGCAGATGCTACAATGGAATATGAAGCTGTCCGAGTTCAATTTGAAGTTCGAAACTTGGACGGTCATCAAGTCGAAATACTTGACCGACTTTCttgcaaaaaaaacaaaaagggagCTCCACGACTAAGAGATGAATCATCAAACAAAGCTGGTAGTGGGGCAGGGATCATCCtcaagaatgaagaaggaaaggTTAGGCATATAAGCCAAGAGCAAAATGGTCAAGTTGATGCCCTCTTCAAACTAGCTAGTACAAAGCCGGAGACAATAATAAAATCATGATTCAAGAAACACTACAATCACTTTCAAGATGGACATCCTCGCAATCTAGGGATGGATAACTCCAAGCGttgaatatatcaaattcaacattctTCCTTAAGAGTAAAAAAAAGGCAAGGAGATTAATGAAAGAAGCTCAATACTACACCTTAGTTTGTAATAttctctataaaagaggaatctcaacacctcTATCAAAGTTTGTCCCGACTTCAAATATAAGAGGTTCTAGATGAAACCCAAAGTGAAATCTGTGGAATTCATCTGGGGGCAGGTCACCGGCAACAAGGTGTTACGAGCTGGCTTCTACTGACAGACTTTTCATAGCTCACACAAATACTACAAGCATATGGAACGACTCAAACCACCACTAAAGAATCTCCCTTCCGACATGCATATGGCACAGAAGTCATGATTTTCATtgacataaataaagaaaaaccaAGGGCAACATTCTACAATGAAGTTGGAACACAAAAGAAGAACTCGACCTCTTTCCATAAATTTGAGAGCAAACTCAGATAAGAGAAGAGGCTTTGAGAAATTCTACAATGAAGTtggtaacattcaagctcaaaaagaagagTTCGACCCCATTCCAGAAATTCGAGAGCAAACTCGGATAAGAAAAGAGATTTTGAGACAAAGGATGATTACGAGATTCGCCACAAACGACCTCATCCTGATGAGAAATAATATCGGACTATAGAGGTCGGGTGAAGAAAAGCTGACAGCAAACTAGATACGACCCTACAAGATTACTGAAATCTTAGAAAAGGGCTACTATAAAATGTCCGAGCTCAAAGGTGACGAACTGCCAAGGTCACGACACACCTCCAACATAAGGAGATAATACAATTTCTTATAGAAAttgattttttacaattaaaacacaCTAATTGAAGCTCAACAAATCGCAAAAATCACGGGATGATTCTATAGAAATCGCCCGGATGAAGCGACGAGGAACCAATTGGTAGAAAGAAGTTACATACGCGAATTGGAAAAAAACAACAACACCTCGAAACAGCTCGGGCCAAACGGGTTGAAAAAGTTGTGTTTAGAACAAGTCGCAAAAGTAACTTAACTAAATATTCCCCTCGAGGCATAAATACGACTTAACAACTCGACCCACACAAGTAACAAATGAATCGTACAAAATTTCAAGCCCACGATATCATCTCTACAAGTTCTAAAAATAAACGATCTAGTCGTATAAAATGGAATAGTTTCACAAAAACAAGTTGTCCAAAGAAAACTTGTTCTAGCATCTACAATAACATAAGGACAACTCAGATTAAACGAGTTGTACCAGTCAACCATATTTTCAATGAACTTGTGTCAAGTACAAGTCGTATCTATCTGAAAGCAAAGCTTTAAAAGTGATTTGTATCAAAACAAATCATTAAAGTAAAGTATTAAAAAGTTATTTGTATCAAAATGAATCACTAAAGTAAAATCAAAACAATCATTTAACCAAACAACTCGTATAGAAAAGGATttgcaaaagaaagaaaggattGTAAATATTTCGAACAAAATCGAAAAAATCCTCTAATTAAAACAACTCGGGTAAAACGAGCTGTATCACACACAAGGATAAAACCCTTGTAAAAACTAGAAAGGGAAGAGAATAAGCATATAATTCATTCACTTAAGGCGCCAATTTATACTCGACAAAGCACAAAAATCACGAGCCAACCTTTTTAATGGTTGCTtggataaagcgacgaggttcaaaatGGTGTCCAATGGTTATAATACGGCTTGATGATTTAAAACAGCTCAAGTTCATGAGTTGAACGAAATCGAGtaaaaaataaccatatgatctaagtaatttgtattaaaacaaATCGCGCAAAACAACTTGATATATAACGAGTTGTGTTTCAAAAAAGTGACTTGTATAAAAAATAAGTCATCTATAAAAAACTCGGAATGAACAAGTTCAACAAATCATTGAAAGGCTTCATTCGATAATCCGATCTGCTTGATTGCTCGAGTCCGACTTCATAAAGCTCGACCTCGAGCAGGGGGCACAATGGATAAAGCAACGAAGTTTGATGACTATAAAGATGATATGATATTTTAAAAGGACTCAAAGTAAAAAAAGTTGTACTTAAAACAAGTTGTGAAGTCCTAAAAACAGCTCGAACTTAAACGAGTTGCATGAAATTAGATCAAGAAATAGCCACGTTTTAAttaaacgatttaaaatgaaacAAATCAAACCTTAAAACTACTCATATAGAACAAGCTAGACAAGGTTATACTCAGAAATAATTACGAGTTTTGAAATAAACGATTTGTATCAAAACAAGTTGTACGAAGTCAATACTATAAGTTTCAAAAATGATTTGTATTAAAACAAGCCACGAAGCTACTCGAACTAAAACGAGTTGCATGAAATCCGATCGAGAAATAATTATGTCTCAAAATAAACGATTTGTATCAAAAATAAAGTCGTTCAACAAATCTACAATCTTCAAAACAGCTCAGTATACGAGTTGTATAAAATCAGAATAAGTTTCAGAAAGgtgatttatattattaaaacgAGTCATGCATCCTCAAAACAACTCGAACTGAACGAGTTGTACGAAACTAGGACAAAAAATATTTTCTGGTTAAGCAAGATGTGTTAAAACCAATCATACAGAGCCTACAAGCCTTAAATAAACTCGGAAAGAACAAGTTGTACAAATCAATTCTAGGAAAAAGGCTAGG
This window harbors:
- the LOC112775922 gene encoding ATP synthase subunit d, mitochondrial; protein product: MSGSVKKVTDVVFKAGKNIDWDGMARLIVSDEARREFNNLRRTFDEVNSQLQTKFSQEPEPIDWEYYRKGIGSRLVDMYKEHYESIEIPKYVDTVTPQYKTKFDQLLVELKEAEQKSLKESERLEKEIADVQEMKAKINTMTYDEYFAKHPELLKKYEDEIRNDYWGY